The nucleotide window GCGCGGTGCTCCTCGCGCCCTTAAAAGGGCGCTCGGAGGCGCGCGCCACCGCACAGCACATTCTCTTATAAGGGATCGTTGCCGTCGCTTGCGACGCTTAAAAACGGGGGCTCGGCCGCTCAGACGGAGAACTCGTAGAGGTCGTCGCCAACGTGATGGATCGACTCGACGACCTTCCCGCTGTCGCCGACCATCTCGTCGCCGTCGACCAGCGCGCGGCCGACCGCGAGCACCTTCCCGTGGGTCTCCTCGGCGACGACGACCAGGTCCCCGCCGCGGATCTCCGGGTCGGCCTCGACGATGCCGGGACGCATCACGTCCGCGCCGTCGGAGACGAACGAGATAGCGCCCGCGTCGACGGTGACGACGCCCGTCTCCGGGTCGAAGTCGTTCGCGCCGCGGACGGTGAGGAACGGCTCGTCGTCGTCGACGTAGAAGACGGCGGGGTCGCCGTCGACCAAGACGAGTTCGTAGCCGGCGTCGACGAACTCGACGAACTCGAACGTCTCGCCGTCGATGTCGACCCCGAGGTGATCGGCGACCGCCTCGCGGATCGCCGTGATCTCGTCGCTCCGGAGGTGATGCCGGGATTTCACTTCCATGCCCGTCCCGTCGACCGCTCGGCCGATAAATGGACCGCTCCACAGCGTGGCCGTTCGGTGGCGGCCGGCCGCTCCACCCTTCGGACCCGGTCTCACCCCGTTGGACCGATCAAAACGGCCTTAAACCACCTCTCCATACCCACGTGTATGTTTGGCCCACTGGCGATCGTGGCGATCACGAGGATCGTGAGCCTGCCCGCGATCGCGCTCGCGGCGGTCGCGACGCTGCTCGTCCTCCTCGTCACCTCCGTGAAGGGAACGGGGTGGGAACCCACGACCGACATCTCCGAGGAAGTGCTCGAACACCGCGCGTCCGCGGTTCCGGAGACGGAGTTCCCCGAACCCGGTAACCGCGCGGTCGGCGGCGGCGGTGGCGGCGCGGGCGCGATCCCGGCCGGTGCCGACGGCGAGGAGGGCGAACTCGAAGAGGGCGGCACCGTCAGCTCCGGTCCCGGCGACATCCCCGAAGACGAGGTGGAGTACTTCGAGGTCGAGTTCGTCAAACAGGGCGAGACGGTCGAGCTCTCGAACGACCAGCCCATCCTCGAACAGGGCGAAGACGAGGGGTGGGATCTCCCGTACGCCTGCCGGCAGGGACAGTGCGTTTCCTGTGCCGGACGTATCGCCGACGGTCCCTCCGAGGACTTCGTCGAACACGACAACCAGCAGATGCTCGAAGAGGCCGAAATCGACGACGGCTACACGCTCACCTGCGTCGCCTACCCCCGCGACTCCTTCAGCATCGAGACCGGCGAAGCGCCGTAGCCCCGCCGCGTTTCGCTGTACGTACCCCTCCCCGCGCTGCGCCCGCTCGCGACACCCTTTTTCGCGTCTCGCTCCAACCGATCCCATGTCCGTCACTACGGCGGTCGTCGCCGCCGGCGGCGGCGTCGCCGTCGCCCTGATCGCCGCGGCCGTCTACCGCGACGCCGTCCGCGTCGGCGTCGACCTCGGGTCCCCGGCGCTGTGGGCCGCGCTCGTCGTCCTCACCGGCGGCGCGAGCGTCGTCACCGCGATTCTCGTTCCCGACGCGCCCCTGCCTGGCGTCCTCGTATTGACCGCGTTCGGCCCGCTCCTGTACCTGCTCGAACGCGACGACTCGATGCGCGGCGGCGACGCCGCGGACCCCACGCGGCTCCCGAGCCAGTCGGAGGAGTCGCCCGACGGGAGCGACGAGCCGGACCGATAGCGGCCTCGCGCCCGCTCGCCGCGCCCGCTCGCGGCCCGTCCGGGCGCGTTCCCGCCTCATCGACGGTGACACAGTTCCTTTCTCGCTTGCTCGCGGTTCCTAAACCGCAACTTTCCATATCGTCGGGAGCGAAGGGAAGGTAATGAGCGACGAGAGCGACGAGAGCCTCGCGGACCGGGTCGAGCGGTGGATGGTCGGGCAGATGCCGATCATCCAGATGCACGGCGGCACGAGCGTCGTGCGCGAGGCGGACCCCGACACCGGCGAGGTCGTCGTCGAACTCGGTGGCACCTGCTCCGGCTGCGGCATCTCTAACATCACCGCCGACAACATCCGTCGCGACCTAATCTTAGACTTCGACGAGGTCGACGACGTGACGGTGCGGACGGCCTCCTCCGGTGACAACGGCGCGTCCACCGTCGAGGGCGGCCGCGGCGGCGAACTCAAACACGAGACCGAGTCCGCGAACCACTTCTGAGCGCGGCGGGCCGACCCCGTCCCGCCCCACTCGCTTTTGCCTCCTCTTTTTCCCCCTACAGCGGCGTGAACGGCAGCGACGCCGGCGAGTCCGGGCCGTAATCGAGCGCGTCCGCCTGCGAGACGCCCTCGGGCGTGATCAGGTCTATGATCTGCGGCGCGTTGTCGGCCGCACCCTCACGGGCACCGCCGAAGACGTAATCCCGTGCGTCGACCTCGACCGCCCGCAGGCTGCCGCGGTCCTCCGAGCCGACGACCGGCAGCACCTCCCAGCCGGAGAGGTCGCCGCCGACCGTCGACTTCGGTATCGAGACGACGGCCGTGTTCGCGTCGAAGCTGACGAACACCTCCGGCGTGCCGAGGGTCGCTCCGTCGCCGTCCGTGACCCCGCTTCCGAAGCCGCTCGCGTCGACCCGACACTGCCACGGGTCGGCGAACTCGGCGGTGAGTCCGATGTCGTCGAGCGACGCCGTCCGCCCGCCGTCAGCCTCGGGGTCGCGCAGGTACACGAGGAAGTAGTGCGGCGAGAACTCGCCGCCGAACGTGTCGTACAGGTTCTCCACCTCGAAGGCGAACCGATACTCGTCGTCGGTCTCGTACGTGCGGAACGCGCGCAGGTCGAACGCGCCCGCTTCGAACGCGTCGGCGGTCGGATACACGTACTCGCCGGGGCCGTCGTCGTCGCCGGCGGGATCGGTCAGTTCGGCGACGAGGTCGCCGGGAACGACGGTGACGGTGTTGGCGGCGAGTTCGGCTCCGCTCTCAGCCTCGCGCACGACGACATCGAAGGTACCGAACCCGGGGTTTCGGAACCCGAGTTCGACGGTCTCGTTCGTCGCGTTCGGCGGGAGACGGACGATGTCGCGCGAGGCGACCTCACCGTCGATCGACACCTCCACGGCCGTGCCGCCGACGAACGGGGCGTCGTTCGACCCGGTCGCGGTGAGGAGGGGGTCACCGAGGACCACCTCGTCGGCGATCTCGATCTCCAGTTCCTGCTCCGGCCGTTCGTACTCGGGGAGCCGGTTGATCTCGCGGCCCTGAGCCGGGCGCAGTCTGACCGCGGTCCCCCCGCTCGGGGCCAGCGACGCCAACAGGGTCGAACTCGGCGTGACGACCGCCTCGTCGATGCGGACCCCGGTCGGGTCGACGTCGACGCCGGTACCGACGGCGTCCGAGTGGATCTCGGCGACGTACTTGGGACCGTTTCGGCCGTTGCCGTTTCCGTTCCCGTTTCCACGTCCGTTGCCGCGGCTGTTTCCATTTCCGTTGCCGCGTCCGTTGCCGCTGCCGCGTCCGTTGCCGTTCCCGTTACCCCGACCCGGCGTGCCGCCGGAGTTGCCGGGAGCGAGGAAGTCGAGCGGCACGTCGACCGTCCGCCCGTCGCCGTCGGTCATGACGCCGAGGTACCACTCGTCGCCGTGGCGGCGGGCGATCGCGAGGTACTCGCCGATCGCGGAGCCGACGACGCGGGTCTCGTCCCAGCCGGCGGCCGGGACCGACTCGATGAAGCCGAACTCCGGCTCGGCGTCGAAGTTCTCGTTTTCGGGTTCGTACCCCTCGTACTCGGCCGGGATCGGTGACGGCTCGCCGGGCCCGGTGACCGCGACGGCGTTGAGGTTGAACCCGCCGACATCGCCGCCGAAGCCGCCGTCGCCGTCGTCGTAGTCCAGTTCGATCGCGACCTCGTTGTCGCCGGCCGCCAGTTCGACCTCGGTCGTGAACACCTGCCAGTCGTCCCAGTAGTCGGTGAAGGGCGGCTCGATCGTCCGCGCCTCGTCGTTGACGCGCAGGGTCGCGCGCGGCCCGCCGGCGTCGATCACGCGGCCGGCGTTCTCCTCGGCGTCGCTCGCGTACCGGAGGTGGAGGTCGTAGGTCCCGGCGCTCGGCACGTCCTCGACCGTGAAGGCGACCGACGATCCGCTCGGGGCGCGGTTGGGGTCGACGGCGACGAAGTTGGTCCCGAACGCGTTCCGCCACGAGTCGTCGGTGACCAGTCCGTCGCGGTCGCCGGCGGCGGCGTGGAGGCCCTCGCCGGCCGCGAACGTCTCGTCGACGTACCCCTCGATCCGGTCGGCCGCCATCTGGAGGCCGCTGAGGTACGTCGGGTACATCGCGAGCTGTTTCGCCCGCGTCGTCTGGATCTGGTCGCCGCGGTCGTCGCCGAAGGTGATGTCGAAGATCCCCGGCTGGAAGCTCACGGGACCGGCGAGGTTCCGCGTGAACGGGAGCGTGACGTGGTGATCGCGGCCGACGTTCGACCCGAGCTGGCCGAACCCGTCGTACTCCTGAGCCTTGACGACCTCGCGGTTCGCCACGTTCGGGTAGGTGCGGATCTCGCCGGTCGGCTTGATCCCCTCGTGGATCTCCAGCAGCTGGCGGTTCGCGGCGGCCTCCCGGATCACCAGCCGGTGGTGGTTCACCGCGAGCTGGTTGTGCTGGTTGTGGGTCGGCTCCGCGCCGTCGCCGTCGATGCCGAGGCCCGGGTCCGAGACGTAGCCGTTCTTGATCGAGTTGATCCCCGTCTCGTCGTAGCCCGTGAACACGTCCTCGTCGAGGATCGCCGACTCGTACCCCGGGAGGTTCCCGGCGGTCTCGTTGTGGATCGTCATCTCGACCGGATCCGGGAGCCCGGCACCGAAGTCGGTCACCTCGCGCACGTCGAAGTCCGGGTAGGAGTCGTCGACGCCGAATCCGAATCCGGTCCCGTCGCCGGGATAGGTGTCCCACCCCTCGTTCCACCCCTCGACGAGGACCCCGTCGATCCCGTTCTCGCTCGCGAAGCGCATGTACCGCTTCATCCGCTCGGTGCGGGCCCCGTGAACGTAGGCGGCCGGATTTCCGCCCCCGCCCGCGACCGCGTCGTCGGTCTTGTACTCCCAGTTCGCCTGCCCCGCGATCATCGTCCACCAGATCCCGACGTACTTGCGCGGCTCGATCCAGTCGGTGTCGGGTTCGCCCCCCGCTCCCGCCGGTAGCGCCTCCTCGTCGAGCGGGTCGGAGAGCAGCGGGACCAGCTGCGACTCGATCAGCTCGCCCGGCCGCTCGACGACCTGAATCGTCCGCCACGGCGTCGCCGCCGGGAGTTCCAACGATGCCTTGCTCCCCTCGGGCAGCGGCGTGAGCTCGGTCGCGAACGCGGTCTCCCCGTCGTCGTCCCGCGGCGCGAGCGTCGCGGCCGCGTAGTCGTCGAGGTTCGCCTCGTGGACGCTCAGGTACGCGTCGCCCGCGTCCACCGTGAGCGGCGTGTGCGCGCCGGTCCGGACCTGCGTGTCGGTCGGTCGCGTCGTCCGCGTTCCCCCCGGGATCTCCGAGAGCGGCGTCTCGCTGTACTCCTGTTCGAACCGCGGGTTCGTCACCTCGTTGCGGATCCACCACGCGTCGTAGTCGTCCGCGAAGTCGACGCCGGTGTTCTCAGAGACGACCACCGCCCGGCCTTGGTTGCTCGCGAACCCCTCGCCGAGGACGACCCGGAGCCCGATCCCGTCGTCGAAGACGCGGACCTGAAGGGTCGCCGTCCGGCCGCCGCCTTCGGAGCCGTCGGTCGCGTCCGCGAGCCCGACGCTGAGGGCGTTGTACTCGGCCGAGACCTCGTCGTACGCGCCCCACACCGGCTCCCACTCCTCGGTCGCGGACTCGCGTTCGGTCCCCGTGACGCTCACCGAACCGTCGTCGCCCGCGGCGCTCGCCCCGAACGCCGACTGGTTCCTGAAGTCGAACCCGAGCGTCGACGGCCCGACGTACGTCGCCCCGGCGCGCGCGACCTCGTAGGTCGGGACCCCGTCGCTGACCTCGACGGTGACGGATATCGATCCGTCCGGGGACTCCACCGTCTGAACCGGGTCGTCCGCGTCGTTGGCTATCCGCGCGGCGTCGTCGGCGGCGACGGTCCCCGAGTAGCCCGCCGCGGCCACCAGCGCCCCCACGCTCCCGAGGAAGCCGCGTCGCGTCGCTCCGTCAAATGATTGCTGTGATCGTTTCTCACGCATTCCGTCCGCACCGTATATACGATGAACAATAATGCTATTGTAACGAAACGAAGTGATTGGATTTCGAAACGAGCGAGTCGATCGGTCGACGCGGGGTGGCACTCTCTCGTCGCAGGCGGGCGGTACCTCGCCGCGACTGCCCTACAGCGCGTTCTCCAGCGCCGACGCGACGCTCCGCGCCTTCTCGGCGAGCGGCTCCGGGGTGTAACCCGCCGCGACCGACTCGTCTAACGCGTCGTCGTCGACGCGCTCCACGCTCCCGTCGGGTCGTTTCACCACGTCGACGTGGAGGTCCACGTAGCGGGCCGCGTCCGGGAACACCTCCACCGGCGTACAGACGTTGAC belongs to Halorubrum sp. DM2 and includes:
- a CDS encoding RNA-binding protein — translated: MEVKSRHHLRSDEITAIREAVADHLGVDIDGETFEFVEFVDAGYELVLVDGDPAVFYVDDDEPFLTVRGANDFDPETGVVTVDAGAISFVSDGADVMRPGIVEADPEIRGGDLVVVAEETHGKVLAVGRALVDGDEMVGDSGKVVESIHHVGDDLYEFSV
- a CDS encoding 2Fe-2S iron-sulfur cluster-binding protein; protein product: MFGPLAIVAITRIVSLPAIALAAVATLLVLLVTSVKGTGWEPTTDISEEVLEHRASAVPETEFPEPGNRAVGGGGGGAGAIPAGADGEEGELEEGGTVSSGPGDIPEDEVEYFEVEFVKQGETVELSNDQPILEQGEDEGWDLPYACRQGQCVSCAGRIADGPSEDFVEHDNQQMLEEAEIDDGYTLTCVAYPRDSFSIETGEAP
- a CDS encoding Fe-S cluster biogenesis protein NfuA, whose amino-acid sequence is MSDESDESLADRVERWMVGQMPIIQMHGGTSVVREADPDTGEVVVELGGTCSGCGISNITADNIRRDLILDFDEVDDVTVRTASSGDNGASTVEGGRGGELKHETESANHF
- a CDS encoding glycoside hydrolase family 97 catalytic domain-containing protein; translated protein: MREKRSQQSFDGATRRGFLGSVGALVAAAGYSGTVAADDAARIANDADDPVQTVESPDGSISVTVEVSDGVPTYEVARAGATYVGPSTLGFDFRNQSAFGASAAGDDGSVSVTGTERESATEEWEPVWGAYDEVSAEYNALSVGLADATDGSEGGGRTATLQVRVFDDGIGLRVVLGEGFASNQGRAVVVSENTGVDFADDYDAWWIRNEVTNPRFEQEYSETPLSEIPGGTRTTRPTDTQVRTGAHTPLTVDAGDAYLSVHEANLDDYAAATLAPRDDDGETAFATELTPLPEGSKASLELPAATPWRTIQVVERPGELIESQLVPLLSDPLDEEALPAGAGGEPDTDWIEPRKYVGIWWTMIAGQANWEYKTDDAVAGGGGNPAAYVHGARTERMKRYMRFASENGIDGVLVEGWNEGWDTYPGDGTGFGFGVDDSYPDFDVREVTDFGAGLPDPVEMTIHNETAGNLPGYESAILDEDVFTGYDETGINSIKNGYVSDPGLGIDGDGAEPTHNQHNQLAVNHHRLVIREAAANRQLLEIHEGIKPTGEIRTYPNVANREVVKAQEYDGFGQLGSNVGRDHHVTLPFTRNLAGPVSFQPGIFDITFGDDRGDQIQTTRAKQLAMYPTYLSGLQMAADRIEGYVDETFAAGEGLHAAAGDRDGLVTDDSWRNAFGTNFVAVDPNRAPSGSSVAFTVEDVPSAGTYDLHLRYASDAEENAGRVIDAGGPRATLRVNDEARTIEPPFTDYWDDWQVFTTEVELAAGDNEVAIELDYDDGDGGFGGDVGGFNLNAVAVTGPGEPSPIPAEYEGYEPENENFDAEPEFGFIESVPAAGWDETRVVGSAIGEYLAIARRHGDEWYLGVMTDGDGRTVDVPLDFLAPGNSGGTPGRGNGNGNGRGSGNGRGNGNGNSRGNGRGNGNGNGNGRNGPKYVAEIHSDAVGTGVDVDPTGVRIDEAVVTPSSTLLASLAPSGGTAVRLRPAQGREINRLPEYERPEQELEIEIADEVVLGDPLLTATGSNDAPFVGGTAVEVSIDGEVASRDIVRLPPNATNETVELGFRNPGFGTFDVVVREAESGAELAANTVTVVPGDLVAELTDPAGDDDGPGEYVYPTADAFEAGAFDLRAFRTYETDDEYRFAFEVENLYDTFGGEFSPHYFLVYLRDPEADGGRTASLDDIGLTAEFADPWQCRVDASGFGSGVTDGDGATLGTPEVFVSFDANTAVVSIPKSTVGGDLSGWEVLPVVGSEDRGSLRAVEVDARDYVFGGAREGAADNAPQIIDLITPEGVSQADALDYGPDSPASLPFTPL